A single genomic interval of Mobula hypostoma chromosome 7, sMobHyp1.1, whole genome shotgun sequence harbors:
- the LOC134349103 gene encoding trophoblast glycoprotein-like, with protein MCDPRDAELGSRRWYHPPLLALLAAAVPFFSGVSPCPLACRCPDEWQVECRDANLTCIPREIPPRTRRLAVTGNSIPVLGGSAVAGNGSALALLDTLDLRGNRIQTIVPSAFRGLPNLKTLNLSENALGSIARDAFLGLFRLETLGMNRALRNLPGRQLWPALDPGYLPNLTHLHLARNHLSDLPDDLPTDTKWEMLDLRGNQLPGVGEGAITRLEEQAIVKVYLSSNPLRCDCGLRAMYHWLDNTSQVGDAQKLTCAHPESMNGFLLQRLAAEDLQCPETDAASYVFLGIVLALIGATFLMVLYLNRRGIKRWASNFREACRDQMEGYEYRYEGEHEPGVASVSAVI; from the coding sequence ATGTGTGACCCGCGAGATGCTGAGCTCGGATCCCGGAGGTGGTACCATCCGCCTCTCCTCGCCCTCCTGGCCGCAGCGGTGCCCTTCTTCTCCGGAGTCTCCCCGTGCCCCCTGGCGTGCCGGTGCCCAGACGAGTGGCAGGTGGAGTGCCGAGACGCCAACTTAACCTGCATCCCACGGGAGATCCCGCCACGCACCCGGAGACTGGCAGTGACCGGGAACAGCATCCCGGTTCTAGGAGGATCGGCGGTGGCGGGGAACGGCTCGGCGCTGGCCCTCCTCGACACCCTCGACCTCCGGGGCAACCGGATCCAGACTATTGTACCCTCCGCCTTCCGGGGTTTACCCAATCTAAAGACATTGAACCTCAGCGAGAATGCGCTGGGCTCCATCGCCCGCGACGCTTTCCTGGGACTCTTCCGCCTGGAGACTCTGGGCATGAACCGCGCCCTCCGGAACCTGCCCGGCCGGCAACTTTGGCCGGCGTTGGACCCCGGATACCTCCCCAACCTCACCCACCTGCACCTGGCGAGGAACCACCTGAGCGACCTCCCAGACGACCTGCCCACCGACACCAAGTGGGAGATGTTAGACCTGCGGGGCAACCAATTGCCTGGAGTCGGGGAAGGGGCCATTACCCGCCTGGAAGAACAGGCTATTGTGAAAGTTTATCTGTCCTCCAACCCGCTGCGGTGCGACTGTGGGCTACGGGCCATGTACCACTGGTTGGACAACACATCGCAAGTTGGGGACGCGCAGAAGTTGACCTGCGCCCACCCGGAGTCCATGAACGGGTTCCTCCTGCAGCGGTTGGCTGCCGAGGACCTCCAGTGCCCAGAGACTGACGCCGCCTCGTACGTCTTCCTGGGGATCGTCTTGGCTCTTATCGGAGCCACCTTCCTCATGGTCCTCTACCTCAACAGGAGGGGCATCAAGCGGTGGGCCAGCAACTTCCGCGAGGCGTGCCGCGACCAGATGGAGGGATACGAATACCGGTACGAGGGCGAACACGAACCTGGGGTGGCTAGTGTTTCAGCTGTGATCTAG